A window of the Synechococcus sp. LTW-R genome harbors these coding sequences:
- a CDS encoding Spx/MgsR family RNA polymerase-binding regulatory protein codes for MSTSRLRLFSYPKCGTCRKALLWLDQQGFSVGKGTLELIDITQQPPALEELQLAFNSLGRKRLFNTSGQSYRALGAAAVAALSDDEALAALAADGKMIKRPFAITDAGIALVGFKPEEWQAALGS; via the coding sequence GTGAGCACCAGCCGACTTCGGCTCTTCAGTTACCCCAAATGCGGCACCTGCCGCAAAGCCCTGCTCTGGCTAGACCAGCAGGGCTTTTCTGTTGGGAAGGGCACCCTCGAACTGATCGACATCACCCAGCAGCCCCCCGCCCTCGAGGAGCTGCAGCTGGCCTTCAACAGCTTAGGACGTAAGCGCCTCTTCAACACCAGTGGCCAGAGCTACCGCGCCCTGGGGGCAGCCGCCGTCGCCGCCCTCAGCGATGACGAAGCGCTGGCGGCCCTGGCCGCCGATGGGAAGATGATTAAACGCCCCTTCGCCATCACAGATGCAGGGATAGCCCTGGTGGGCTTCAAACCGGAGGAGTGGCAGGCGGCTCTGGGGTCGTAG
- a CDS encoding 2Fe-2S iron-sulfur cluster-binding protein → MPTIRFEQEGQQVGCIEGANLRKAAVDAGVNPYGGLSNLNNCGGVGQCGTCVVEVVEGMQNLSPRSDVEQVYLADRPANYRLSCRTSVNGDVTVRTRPQNAVGAGSNSLVGAIKSLLGK, encoded by the coding sequence GTGCCCACCATCCGTTTTGAACAGGAAGGCCAGCAGGTCGGTTGTATTGAGGGGGCCAACCTTCGCAAGGCTGCCGTGGATGCAGGGGTCAACCCCTACGGCGGTCTCAGCAACCTCAACAATTGCGGTGGCGTCGGCCAATGCGGCACCTGCGTTGTCGAAGTTGTGGAGGGCATGCAAAACCTGTCCCCCCGCAGCGACGTCGAGCAGGTCTATCTGGCTGATCGTCCCGCCAACTACCGCCTGAGCTGCCGCACCAGCGTCAACGGTGATGTGACCGTTCGCACCCGTCCTCAGAACGCTGTCGGTGCCGGTTCCAACAGCCTCGTCGGCGCCATCAAGAGCCTGCTAGGCAAGTGA